The following proteins are encoded in a genomic region of Desulfovibrio sp. JC010:
- a CDS encoding glycosyltransferase family 2 protein: MVNGKKVVMVMPAYNAASTLKKTLDELPADVVDEILLVDDCSRDDTVSQAERLGIKTVVHTCNTGYGGNQKTCYRTALEMGADVVVMVHPDYQYTPLIISAMVSPIANGVFDCMLGSRILGTGARKGGMPLYKYVANRALTCFQNFMIGYHLSEYHTGYRAFSRELLETIPFEDNSDDFVFDNQMLCQIIYSGYDIGEVTCPTRYMDDSSSISFARSVKYGLGVLRCSYETLGHRLGWIKSEFLKDVPKRGQAE; encoded by the coding sequence ATGGTTAATGGAAAAAAAGTTGTAATGGTTATGCCTGCTTATAATGCGGCTTCCACATTGAAGAAGACTCTGGACGAACTGCCTGCTGATGTGGTGGATGAAATCCTGCTGGTTGATGACTGCAGCCGTGACGATACTGTTTCGCAGGCGGAGAGACTCGGTATCAAGACCGTGGTTCATACCTGCAACACCGGGTACGGCGGGAACCAGAAGACCTGCTACCGCACCGCCCTTGAGATGGGCGCGGATGTGGTGGTCATGGTCCATCCGGACTACCAGTACACCCCGCTGATCATTTCGGCCATGGTTTCGCCCATTGCCAACGGGGTTTTCGATTGCATGCTCGGTTCGAGAATCCTGGGTACCGGGGCGCGCAAGGGCGGTATGCCTCTCTATAAGTATGTCGCCAACCGGGCGTTGACCTGTTTTCAGAATTTTATGATCGGTTACCATCTTTCCGAATATCATACCGGGTACCGGGCCTTTTCCCGCGAGCTGCTGGAAACAATTCCTTTTGAAGATAACAGCGATGATTTTGTTTTTGATAACCAGATGCTCTGCCAGATAATCTATTCCGGTTATGACATCGGGGAAGTGACCTGTCCGACCCGCTACATGGATGATTCCTCGTCCATCAGTTTTGCCCGGTCGGTTAAGTATGGGCTGGGTGTGTTGCGGTGTTCATATGAGACTTTGGGACACCGGCTGGGCTGGATTAAGAGTGAATTTTTGAAAGATGTACCCAAACGGGGGCAGGCGGAATAA
- a CDS encoding tetratricopeptide repeat protein — MSGAKVGNEMKKALIASAMLCALVLVVYGQCGGFELVTYDDTSYVSNNQRVMQGISAENIGWAFSTFQLSNYHPLTVVSHMLDTSLFGDSDGARHLVNVFFHLCNVLLLFFFLLKATAKLDKDGLIPSFFVAALFAVHPVHVESVAWVAERKDVLSTFFWLSAMHSWLGWVRDRNMGSYGLTFFFTGLGILAKPMVVTLPAALVLLDIWPLNRVDLTKNPAAQLGKLIAEKLPLFGLSVLSSVLTVMAQHGGGAMQSAESFPLSLRISNALVSYVAYLGELVAPVNLAVFYPYPHDIPFWKPALAALFIVAVSAVAVRFIRKFPLGAVGWFWYLGTLVPVIGLVQVGDQSMADRYAYIPFMGIYMIIAFGAARLVREGRVPGKAAVAFGTAVVAVLLVGAYTQAGHWKDSKALYTRALAVTENNHHMHYNYGNLLEREKNLTEAARHFKAAFKADPSHYKAMSSLASILSRKGNPYAALDLYQRALQLNPDYAPALGNRGIVYMQQGKFEAAMADLRKASALEPQEVNHMINMGLLFYMRGDNEHAKEWLRKALQIDPDNKIARKNLALIP; from the coding sequence ATGAGCGGTGCGAAAGTCGGAAATGAAATGAAGAAGGCGTTGATTGCTTCGGCGATGCTCTGCGCGCTGGTGCTTGTTGTCTACGGGCAGTGCGGCGGTTTTGAGCTGGTCACTTATGATGACACCAGTTACGTGAGCAACAACCAGCGGGTCATGCAGGGAATCTCCGCCGAGAATATCGGCTGGGCTTTCAGTACCTTCCAGCTTTCCAACTACCACCCGCTGACCGTGGTTTCACATATGCTCGATACTTCCCTGTTCGGTGATTCGGACGGGGCACGCCATCTGGTAAATGTGTTTTTTCATCTCTGCAACGTGCTGCTGCTCTTTTTCTTCCTGCTTAAGGCTACGGCAAAGCTTGATAAAGACGGGCTGATACCCTCATTTTTTGTGGCCGCACTTTTTGCCGTGCACCCGGTGCATGTGGAGTCCGTAGCCTGGGTTGCCGAGCGCAAAGACGTGCTTTCCACCTTCTTCTGGCTCAGTGCCATGCACAGCTGGCTGGGCTGGGTCAGGGACAGGAATATGGGGTCCTACGGACTGACCTTTTTTTTCACCGGGCTGGGTATTCTGGCCAAGCCCATGGTGGTCACCCTGCCTGCGGCTTTGGTGCTGCTGGATATATGGCCGCTGAACCGGGTGGATTTAACAAAGAATCCTGCTGCGCAACTGGGTAAGCTGATTGCGGAGAAGTTGCCCCTGTTCGGGCTGTCCGTCCTTTCCTCTGTATTGACCGTCATGGCCCAGCATGGCGGCGGAGCCATGCAGAGCGCGGAATCTTTTCCCTTGAGCCTGCGTATTTCCAACGCGCTTGTTTCCTATGTGGCCTATCTGGGTGAGCTGGTTGCCCCGGTCAATCTGGCGGTCTTTTATCCTTACCCGCACGATATCCCGTTCTGGAAGCCTGCGCTGGCGGCTTTGTTCATTGTTGCTGTATCGGCTGTTGCGGTCCGTTTTATCAGGAAATTCCCTCTCGGTGCGGTGGGCTGGTTCTGGTATCTGGGAACCCTTGTCCCGGTTATCGGGCTGGTGCAGGTGGGCGATCAGTCCATGGCCGACCGCTACGCCTATATCCCGTTCATGGGAATTTATATGATCATAGCTTTCGGGGCGGCCCGGCTGGTCCGCGAAGGCAGGGTTCCCGGCAAGGCTGCTGTTGCGTTTGGGACTGCCGTGGTGGCGGTTCTGCTGGTCGGGGCCTATACTCAGGCCGGACACTGGAAGGACAGCAAAGCCTTGTACACCCGCGCTTTGGCGGTGACCGAGAACAACCACCATATGCATTACAACTACGGCAACCTGCTGGAACGGGAAAAGAATCTTACTGAGGCGGCCAGGCATTTCAAGGCTGCGTTCAAGGCCGACCCTTCCCATTACAAGGCCATGAGCAGCCTTGCATCAATATTGAGCCGCAAGGGGAATCCCTATGCCGCACTGGATCTTTACCAGCGGGCTTTGCAACTCAATCCGGATTACGCACCGGCTCTGGGCAACCGGGGTATCGTCTACATGCAGCAGGGCAAGTTCGAAGCCGCCATGGCCGACCTGCGCAAGGCGAGTGCGCTTGAGCCGCAAGAGGTCAACCATATGATCAACATGGGCTTGCTCTTCTATATGCGTGGTGACAATGAGCACGCAAAGGAATGGTTGCGCAAGGCTCTGCAGATCGATCCGGATAATAAAATTGCGCGCAAGAATCTGGCTCTGATTCCCTGA
- a CDS encoding DUF401 family protein, translating to MEFLHNLLPLLKILFVFICMLAGIRLRFGVGPSILAGGGVLALLTSMKMGEVLKVSAEALLDDKTVFLALIVALIMILSGLLEKTGQAARIMESLTGYLRSPRLRLVFFPALIGLLPMPGGAIFSAPMIQEAANGLDVSGRDKVVINYWFRHVWELGWPLYPGMILAASLCGMSIFEYIGYTFPGVFVCIGLGCFFYLRPSVLPMANNGQAADVSANGRDISKVVKEGLPLIVAIAGAFVFETVLSLLFPGIPFEIGIILALLGAVFCALFANPGSFSIIRGLLLEKRFLNMIFMIVCVFVFKDILGACGVVDELARLAGGEAALIAAAVFVPFLVGFIAGITLAFVGAAMPLVVGLVHAAGLDSQLPAWAVLCMFSGFAGIMASPLHICFLLTCEYFKVDMVAAWKKVVIPSLMLMLLGVAYFLVLL from the coding sequence ATGGAATTTCTTCACAATCTCCTGCCCTTATTAAAAATTCTTTTTGTTTTTATCTGCATGCTGGCCGGGATCAGGCTCCGCTTCGGCGTGGGACCGTCCATTCTGGCCGGGGGCGGGGTGCTGGCCCTTCTGACCTCCATGAAAATGGGCGAGGTACTTAAGGTCAGTGCTGAGGCCCTGCTGGATGATAAGACTGTTTTTCTGGCCCTCATCGTGGCCCTGATCATGATCCTTTCCGGTCTGCTGGAGAAAACCGGGCAGGCGGCCCGCATAATGGAATCCCTGACCGGATACCTGAGAAGCCCCCGTCTGCGGCTGGTCTTCTTTCCGGCACTTATCGGTCTGCTGCCCATGCCCGGCGGGGCGATCTTCTCCGCACCCATGATTCAGGAGGCGGCCAACGGCCTTGATGTTTCCGGACGGGATAAGGTGGTCATCAACTACTGGTTCCGTCATGTCTGGGAGCTTGGCTGGCCGTTGTATCCGGGTATGATTCTGGCCGCTTCCCTGTGCGGAATGAGTATTTTTGAATATATCGGCTACACTTTTCCGGGGGTTTTTGTCTGTATCGGATTGGGCTGTTTTTTCTATCTGCGACCTTCTGTCCTGCCCATGGCAAATAACGGTCAGGCTGCCGATGTTTCCGCCAACGGCCGCGATATCAGTAAAGTTGTCAAGGAAGGGTTGCCGCTTATTGTCGCCATCGCCGGGGCCTTTGTTTTTGAAACCGTACTGAGTCTTCTGTTTCCCGGCATCCCTTTTGAAATCGGGATTATTCTGGCCCTGCTGGGGGCGGTGTTTTGTGCTCTGTTTGCCAACCCCGGTTCATTTTCCATTATCCGGGGACTGCTGCTTGAAAAGCGGTTCCTGAACATGATCTTCATGATTGTCTGCGTCTTCGTGTTCAAGGATATTCTCGGAGCCTGCGGGGTGGTTGATGAACTTGCCCGGCTGGCCGGAGGGGAAGCCGCACTTATTGCCGCCGCGGTGTTTGTGCCGTTTCTGGTGGGCTTTATCGCCGGGATAACACTTGCTTTTGTGGGTGCGGCCATGCCGCTTGTGGTCGGGCTGGTGCATGCTGCCGGTCTTGATTCACAGCTTCCGGCGTGGGCGGTGCTGTGTATGTTCAGCGGTTTTGCCGGGATCATGGCCTCACCGCTGCATATCTGTTTTCTGCTGACCTGCGAATATTTCAAGGTGGACATGGTCGCAGCGTGGAAAAAGGTTGTCATTCCCAGTTTGATGCTTATGTTGCTCGGAGTGGCGTACTTTTTGGTTTTATTGTAG
- a CDS encoding peptidylprolyl isomerase, whose protein sequence is MSNPMVLMETPEGEVLIELFEKEAPKTVENFLRYVDEGFYEGTLFHRVINNFMIQGGGYDFSMNEKENHAPVENEADNGLQNELGTLAMARTMDPHSATSQFFINVKDNGFLNHTAKNPQGWGYCVFGKVIDGMEAVEKIKKVKTGSYGPMDDVPVDPISIISMKRFED, encoded by the coding sequence ATGTCCAATCCCATGGTACTGATGGAAACACCTGAAGGTGAAGTACTGATCGAACTTTTTGAGAAAGAAGCCCCCAAAACCGTAGAAAATTTTCTGCGTTACGTTGATGAAGGTTTTTACGAAGGAACCCTTTTTCACCGTGTTATCAATAATTTTATGATTCAGGGCGGCGGTTATGATTTCTCCATGAATGAGAAAGAAAACCATGCACCTGTTGAGAACGAAGCTGACAACGGCCTCCAGAATGAACTCGGAACACTTGCCATGGCCCGTACCATGGATCCCCATTCCGCCACTTCACAGTTTTTCATTAATGTGAAGGATAACGGTTTCCTTAACCACACTGCAAAGAACCCGCAAGGCTGGGGCTACTGCGTATTCGGTAAGGTTATCGACGGTATGGAAGCTGTTGAGAAAATCAAGAAAGTAAAGACCGGCTCCTACGGTCCCATGGATGATGTACCGGTTGATCCCATCAGCATCATTTCCATGAAGCGTTTTGAAGACTAA
- a CDS encoding HD domain-containing phosphohydrolase encodes MDNSELTILVIDDEDFVRETISDYLSDSGFNTIDACDGEKGIEVFKRENPDAVLVDLNMPKVDGFGVLEHVTGESPDTPIIVVSGAGLIQDAIKAVRLGAWDFVTKPIVDLNVLEYALGRALERAMLIKENRSYKEHLEAKVEKRTEDLRNEIKVRREAQDALMAIQDEVIETQKEVILTLGEVVETRSNETANHVRRVAELAYILARRYGLSEEESDLLRLASPMHDVGKIGIPDTVLNKPGKLTPEEFELIKTHTTIGHEILKHSERPIMKAAAIVAYEHHEWWNGNGYPCGLAGEDIHIYGRIIGIVDVFDALGSERVYKKAWPIEKIKEYFEESKGKQFDPHLTDLFFENVDEILQLRRTFPDG; translated from the coding sequence TTGGATAATTCTGAATTAACTATCCTCGTCATTGATGATGAAGATTTCGTACGGGAAACGATCAGCGACTATCTGAGTGATTCCGGGTTCAATACCATTGACGCCTGTGACGGTGAAAAAGGGATTGAAGTCTTCAAGCGTGAAAATCCTGATGCTGTTCTGGTCGACCTGAATATGCCTAAAGTTGACGGATTCGGAGTCCTTGAGCATGTTACGGGTGAAAGCCCCGACACCCCCATCATCGTAGTTTCCGGTGCCGGACTCATTCAGGATGCCATTAAGGCGGTCCGGCTGGGAGCATGGGATTTCGTGACCAAGCCCATCGTTGATCTGAATGTCCTTGAGTATGCCCTCGGACGCGCTCTTGAGCGGGCCATGCTGATCAAAGAAAACCGCAGCTATAAGGAACACCTTGAAGCCAAGGTGGAGAAAAGGACCGAAGACCTGCGTAATGAGATTAAGGTCCGCCGTGAGGCTCAGGATGCCCTGATGGCTATTCAGGATGAAGTCATTGAGACTCAGAAAGAAGTCATCCTCACCCTCGGCGAAGTGGTGGAAACCCGCTCCAACGAGACTGCAAACCATGTGCGCAGGGTGGCGGAACTGGCTTATATTCTGGCCCGCCGTTACGGTCTCAGTGAGGAAGAGTCCGATCTGCTGCGCCTTGCCTCACCCATGCATGATGTGGGCAAGATCGGCATTCCGGATACCGTGCTCAACAAGCCCGGCAAGCTTACTCCTGAAGAATTTGAACTGATCAAGACCCATACCACCATCGGGCATGAAATTTTAAAGCATTCCGAGCGTCCCATAATGAAGGCTGCAGCCATTGTGGCCTACGAACACCATGAATGGTGGAACGGCAACGGCTATCCCTGCGGTCTTGCCGGAGAAGATATTCATATCTACGGACGTATAATCGGGATTGTGGATGTCTTTGACGCTCTCGGCAGTGAACGGGTCTACAAAAAAGCGTGGCCCATTGAGAAGATCAAAGAATATTTTGAGGAAAGCAAGGGTAAGCAGTTCGACCCGCATCTGACCGATCTTTTTTTCGAGAATGTAGACGAAATCCTGCAGTTGAGACGAACCTTTCCTGACGGCTAG
- a CDS encoding 4Fe-4S dicluster domain-containing protein, whose protein sequence is MKRILNFKDDFAKKFHGKLIPTREAKKLLQALLDSSADKSVVLFESPCRASMERPASEAEICMSAGEEFASFAARNHPENSRRISMDEAIRTLETRNAKGHVHYICIMEEDEGVFYTICNCCPGCCCAIEAGQSKMPMLIPAGYIAVVDPHKCIGCAQCMEYCPFGAMNLRDKRMRINPKRCMGCGVCTNKCRKDALSLARNKKHPEPLLAEKLKG, encoded by the coding sequence ATGAAAAGAATTCTGAATTTCAAGGATGACTTTGCCAAAAAATTCCACGGCAAGCTCATCCCCACCCGAGAAGCGAAAAAGCTACTGCAAGCACTGCTGGACAGCAGTGCGGATAAATCTGTTGTGCTTTTTGAATCTCCCTGCCGGGCATCAATGGAAAGACCTGCATCAGAGGCGGAAATCTGCATGTCCGCCGGAGAGGAGTTCGCCTCATTCGCAGCCAGAAACCACCCGGAAAACTCACGGCGCATCAGCATGGATGAAGCCATAAGGACTCTGGAGACGCGAAACGCCAAAGGCCATGTGCATTATATTTGTATCATGGAAGAAGATGAGGGAGTTTTCTATACCATCTGCAACTGCTGTCCCGGTTGCTGTTGCGCAATTGAAGCCGGGCAAAGCAAAATGCCCATGCTGATTCCTGCCGGCTACATTGCCGTTGTCGATCCACACAAATGCATCGGCTGCGCCCAGTGTATGGAATACTGTCCCTTCGGAGCCATGAATCTGCGAGACAAGCGCATGCGCATTAATCCCAAAAGATGTATGGGCTGCGGAGTATGCACCAACAAATGCCGCAAGGACGCGCTGAGTCTTGCCCGCAATAAGAAACATCCCGAACCGCTGCTGGCGGAGAAACTGAAAGGATAG